The genomic region GAACAACTGCTGTGCACCTACAGAGCCATGGAtgccaaacacacagacagcaaacaAAGGATTCTTTAAACACATACTTGTGTATAAAGTATCATCATTATAGCTGTTTGTAAGAAGATGGACACCTCAATGAAACTGACATTTACTTCCCATCACCTGCTGGGAGAACTGCTGTATTTTAGCTTTTGCTTCACATGTGTCCCTGTCACCATTTAACTAGTAATGATAGACAGAGTTTCCTTTACGTTCTGCGGCTTTTACTGCTCATCTGTGCCTCTTTCACTTCTCATTCTGAGCTTTTCACAAAATTCAAATAACCACCAAAAGTGAGCTGTTTTTAGCACAGTATTCAGGTTACAGAATTAGGTTTTCCCCAGTCAACAAATTAAGGCATAGCTTAAACATTTACctggtgtttaaaaaaaacctgcctCTGGATTTCCTGTATAATTATACAAATAGACATTTAGTTTCTGCAGCTTTTGGACACAAACTATTGCAGTCAGGGTGATCTCGTAATTACAGAGGCCatcatgaaacaaaaaatacacttcaatgtagagctgaaatgattagtccaTAACAGATAAGTTGATTgccagaaaatgaatcagcaattattttgataatcaattcatttttaagcaaaaatgctgaACATCATCTAGCTTTAGCTTCTtgaatgtgaggatttgtgATATTTCTGGACTAAATAATTAGCTGATTAATtgtaatcattagttgcagccctccTTCAATGCTCACAGCTATTAACACACGTCTACCTATTGGTCCTTCCCAGAAGACGACACTGAAGCTCTGAGAAACACGTCCGCTAAATGCCtgatatgaaaacatttaatgCCTCACTGGTCTGCGCTCACGGGGTTGATAGGTGATACTTCCTCTCCTATAAATAACCGCTCCtgattttttatgtcttttttatCATGCTGATATTctacaacattttaatttcaagtGCACAATAATTGGTGAAACTGCTGGTGTTCTTTTATCACTCAGTTGAGCCCAGCGTGCTATTCTAATGCCTGTGAGAGCAGTCAGGAAGATTTAAAGTGCTTCATAGAAGCAAAATTATGAGTGACCTCTCTCGTAACACTCCCTCTGCTCTTCACTCTGCTCTTTATCTCATTCTAATCCCAACTCATTTCATATGCTAAGTAAAAGCTTATATCCCTCTTCACTGTACGTACACACACGTTCCTCGTTGCTGTGGTGTGATTATAAAATTTGCATAGAGGATGTTGTTGGAGCTGTGGAGAGCAGAAGCACCAGGAACCGAAGCAGGGGGTTGTGGGTGGTCTAATGCCTGTCAGGTGTAGAGAGGTGGGGCAGAGACTCCCAGAAACCCTCTTGTCTGGATTTATGATAAAGAGAAACCCGGAGAAGGTTCCCTcatgtctcagtgtctctctcctcacctcgAATGGTTTCCTCAGATTCTAATTTGCATGTTCTCTTtccacagctgtcacagatgtaGCGAAGATTAGGAGCCAGAAGACGAGGGAGAGCTGACTCTGTACCCCTGGGGAGGACGCAATGAGATGGAACCACTTCTCTCCCCTCCCAATGGAAAACCACCTCCACCGTCAGAACGCCATCTGCTGGCTCGGTGGGGTGGGACAGCTGGTGTTGTGAATCAGGCCGCCACAGTCCAGGGACCGGCTACTTCCCAACACCAGGGTCTCACCATCACCCCTCACACCTCAACAATCTCTCACCTTTGTCTGGTGGAGCATATTCTTCCCTCATCGTGTCCAATATGAATAGATTAAAAACACTGTATGATTACGacagtatttttttcaacattaaCCATATAAATCCTGTACCTtgtaaaaaaattaattaataaaaagaaattgATGGTTTTATTCTGACAATGATTATATTTTTTGAGCAATCCtggaacaaaaagagaaaaagtggaAGCTAAATGAAGCTCTGAAAatgcagtttgttgttttgtccaaaatggatttatttatttgcccaTCACAGATTGTGTTGGAACCATTCTTTCCAAATAattaattatgaaaaataaactaataccaagaaatacaaaaaatggctgtatatttatgttattAACAGACAGGACAATGGAATCCCACAGGGCCCCATTTTTggaccttttttgttttattctggtGTCTGTTACTGactgattaaaaacatttcttccactaattaattattaatattattaatataattaattgttattattattcatatgTAATATTAACATTACTTTTTTTAATGCAAGAAATTAATGTTTCTATCATAAGCAAAAGTAATAGCTTGATTAACAGCTACTGGATTTAAGGAGACCAGAGAGTCACCACCTAACCCCCCTATAATGAGTGCTGTCAGCAGTCTCAAATTTCAGCACAAATGGATGTCTTTTCAAATCTAATGCAATGTGATTGTGTAATGCTACACTGCAAGGCTGACTGAAACAAACTTGTTGACATTAAGCATCACATTTTATAAGTGTGAGAGACATGCAGGACAATAagtgttaacattttatttccccAGTGTGAATGTTTATCCTCCATCATTCCTTAGCTTGTATTTCAGCTCTTGACCCCATGTCAGTCTTTAATATCTAAAAGTGAGGTGAACCTGGTGTGATGCTCCTGACAAGTGAAGCAAGAGAGATGCTATTAAGTGTAACTGATAATGGCTGAGTCTGAGGCTCAGTCTTTTGCAGTGTCTTTGCAAAAATTAAACTTCCCTCTGTAGGCCCAGGAATTACAGGCTGCTGCAGGACACCTACCTGATTATGTTTTAAGGTGAAAAGCCCATCTGCAAAACTGTGTACCAGCTCCACTGTTTTGCCAACTCTGGTctgtgttcatctgtgtgtttctgtacaaaATACTTGTATAAAAGTGTGTAATGGTCAGTTTTAGCTCTTGTTCAGGGCACATTTTACGACCTGTGATGAATAGTCATTATAACCACATCGATACCCACCCCCTATAAATCTATTTTCAATCTCAatttacttttcttctttctactCTAAGGTTGTATATTTGCCTTGTACTGCCTCTATAGTAAttcattctctgtctttgtgtcttatTTATTAATCTGTTGACTCAGTCACTATTTATTCTTTAGTATTTTATTCCTTTCATTCACTTTATTAAGAGATTAGAGGTAAACCAGAGACATAAATTAGATTGTGTAGTCTGCAATGTGTAAGGTGTAATAAGAATCTACTGTGCCCTGCAGAATGAACATGAATACCAGACATGGttaacacacagttaaagtgttATAAAATTATGTCTTTAATTTGCATGGTCAATGTGTGTGGGTTGGTTATggtatattatttatatatttcaatataagagcaaaaaaaaattctgtacACCTTGAGCATGCGCAGTGCTGCCAGCACACCTTAGTTTCCATGTCAACTTGTAGTTCATAAATTAGAGCAGCAGGGAAAGATGAGCGACGCGAGGATTGGGACTAGTTTAGACGCCGTTTCGCAAGTTTAATTGTTGCACGTTCACGCTTTGCTTAATAGCAGTTTTTTAATAACTAAGCGAGGAAGTGTTATTTACTAAGTTTTGGTAGTTACAGTTTTAATTGTCAGCATGTTCCCGTCTTCTAGCAGAGTAAAAATTAACCGAGTCGCGTTAAAAGACGTTGTTGGGCTAAAACTGGTGCCGCGGCGGAGACGAGTCCCGAAGTCTCCCAATAAGGTTACAGCTGACTCCAAACAgcatgaagagaaaaaagacgTCTTTGGAGTAATGTCAGTGAAAAACATCGCCTCCGTCCCTGACAGCAATAAACCCGTTCAAAGTTTTTTAACAGACCATATAGGCCCAGAAAATGTGAGTGACACGGCCAGTAACACCACTGAAGGAGAACCGGAGGACAGCTGCGTAGGTACGCAGaaagcaaagaggaggaaacGTTATGAGCCATGCAAAGACAATGTTAGTATGGAGTTTAAACAGAAGGGGCCCTACACTAGAGGCAAGTATCACCAGAGCAAACCATACACTAGGAGCAAGTGCAGGTTGGACCACCTCAGACACACCCTCAACCTCAGACTGAGGCTTTTACACTGATTCAGACCGTGCATTAGGTCCGAGGGGCAAAAATCTCCCAAACGTCTTTTAAAATAGGGATGAGAAGTGAGGCACCCCTGGTTATGACTAAGACCACAAACTGTCAGACACAGACGGATTGTAAGTGTGGTGCGTGCAAACTGTCAGGTGGAAAATGTCCATTCAGAGATGAGAATATTGATGGTTAAACTGTTGCTAAAAGCGGCGGGGACAGGGCAAAGTGAAGGTCAGGTCCTCCGGGTGTGACCCTCGGCCCACTGCTGTAGAGACAGGTCAAGTGGGGCAATACCAACCTGACTGTCATGGAAGGTGCAACTTAGTTGTGATGTTGCAGAAAGTTGGTTAGTTAATTGACCACGAGTTGTCGTGTTAAATCGCTGGAATCTGACTCCAGCatacatttttgcatttgaGGATTGTCTGGTAGGTAAAAGTTTTTAGCTAACTTTTGGCTAACTTAAGTTTTTTCGTGGCGATTGTGAGACCGTGTGAGATGCTAAGCTAACGGCGCGGCTAAATCCTGTCGCTGCTGACCCATCTACTTTATGCTCTGTTTTAGTGGGTATGGCGTTTGAATTTAGTATCAAGGACCACGTCAAACAGCATGATAACAGCATGTTATCGTCCCCAGATATCATTTCATAGAGTTTTAATGAAGAGACTAGCCAGCCGCTAACAACAGTAAGGGGAACCCCCTCCAGATCGAACTTAGAAGAGCTGCCATGTTCTGCCGAGATCCTCTTCTCAGTTCTCACTATTAGCTTGGACCTTTGGGGGGTTTTAACTTAAATTGTTTTCTGGAAGCCACTGTGCAAgacagttgttttgttgtggccCTGTCAGAGTGAGTTGGATTTACCAATTGGATTAATTTAGTTGCTTGATCACAAGACTGTGCGTCTGTTGCAAAAAAGCTTCCATGCTTCCATTGGGGTGGTGTAATCTTCTCCACTTAACCAGTTCTCATTTAAACCCATTATATTGTGAAAAGGTGGattaaaaacactgtgtaaTGGATTTTGGGTATACGCTGGTGTAGCTCCACTTGGGACTGTTTGATCCGCAGCCTGGAAGACAGTCCCAAATACCTCCCATTGAAAAGCTTAGTGGTGCGGCTCTACACTGCTCTTTACTGGAAGTGGGAAAGTTAAACTGATGTTCTTTTGGCAAAGCAAACAGTTAGTCTTCATCATTTAATCCTTCCTtcttgtaaaaccaaaacagtctTTGAAAGCACATGCCAAAAAAGCACAGATCCCACCTTTGTGTGGCTATGTCTGTTTTCAAGTGTGGAATGGGCTCATTGCTGCCTATTGCAGCTAATGAGGGGGAAAATCACCCTGTGGTTTTCATCAACCATAGTTGCAGTGGGAATTTCTGCAGTATAACACCCAGTAATGGACAATAATGAACCATTATGGCTTTGTGCACCAAAATGAGGTGAAGAAGGTGTCACACTTGAAAATTTGCTAGAAGTGACACAAAAGTAAAATTCATGCTTTATCAGAAGTATATCAAcctttagtttttagttttataagTTAAAAGCTTAAACATGGCCGTTTCCCTAAGTTTTTTGTGTCATACTACTATCTCCCATGCAGTGGGTGCGATGGTCCCAAACGGGGCTAACATTGGTGGGAATCCATACTGctaaccaaaaaaaaaggagggaaaaaagtagTGTCTTCTTattgtttaattaatttaaacagggagtgttttgttcagttttgcaCAGTCTGACCAGTTTTTGTTTCCACTTGCAGACATTGATAGGAATACACACCCAGGCGCCACCGGAGTCACTTGTTCAGAAAGGTCTTTGAGGAGAGCGGTTGGAGCCTCCCTCTGTGATTTCTGCAGGACCTGTACATATACTCCCCCTCAGCAGAAGACACTGGGTAAGCAAGGGCAAAAAAGCAGTGGCCCAGGACCAGAACAGTCTACAGCTGAGTCAAAAATTGAGAAAGATAACCCAGTCACGAAGACTCCTAAGATTATTGTATGGATAAACCAGTACCCGAAGGTGATTCTTTGTGATATAACCCAAAAATGTGATGTTTGCAGTCACAATTGTGGCTACGTGTTACCAGAAGCTCTCAAGACCAAGGTTGTACGTTGCTTCAAATGGGATATGAGAGATGGATTTCGGTTCGGGCCCAGCTGTTTAGggcataaaaaacacaaaagtgaGGAAAGTGCTGTGGCTAAAAATAGCAAGTTGTGTCCCAGAGTTCAGTCTGAGGAGAACTTCTGTCAGTCTCAGAGTCTTACTGAAAACCAGCAACTCCTGAGAGAgcacacagatgcagagaatTTAACTAATCATACCAAATATAATTTCCATAAGGGTTGGAAAAGTGAAGCCTCTGCAACTTGTTCTGCTTCGCTCCTAGTAGGTAAAAGCACAAACGAGGGGGAGTACAGGGCTAGCATGTGGGACAGAGATGTTGAGGAAGACCCTGTTCCAGGATGTGACCCCATAGGGCCGGAGGAtcacaggagaaaaaagaaaaaagcttggGGAAAGCTTTAAAGATGGGAGTTTGCCCTCCACCCCAGACTCACAAAGCAGTAGTTACAGTGACACTGTAAAAACTTGCtctagagacagagagaaaacatgtcCAGTCATGTCTAGAGGTTACATTTGGGAGCTGCAGCGCTTGCCGGTCAAATGTTAAAGGAAACTGTGACCAAAGTAAAACATATGCAACACAAATGTCATCAGAGCCGCTGCATCAGATGAACGAGGTGGACACAGAGTCATTCACCTGCCAGAGAGTGAGGGTCtattgcagaaaaataaattcttCTTGTGCACGGACATATATGCCTTGGCCCTTCTCTAACACCAGCCGCACCCTTACGGCTCATGCTGGTGCTACAGCCTGCCCCGCAGAGCCTGTTCATCCATCAGCTAGAAATAACAGTGACTCTCCAATAAATCAGAATCAGTCAGGTTCACCAAGCAGCAGAACCAATGACTTGCTCCCATCTGCACCCACGGACACAACCTGCCAAGTTTCCAGTCAAAGTGAAGAGAGGCGAGAAGAGGATGGGGAGCACATCATAGTAAAGAGAAACGGGAAAAGACATGGTAATATGTCTTCATACTCTTCAGATAgcaaaaatcaaagcaaaaacatGGAGTCTGCACCTTGTTTGATGGAGGCTGAGGAATCAGTAGCCAGTCTACTTTCAGATGCGGCTGCCCTTTACACCCCAAGCCAGCCTGGAAGAGAGCCTGGTACTGACGCAGTCTCAGCCTTGTCTACGCCAGTTAATGGTCCAGAAACCAACAGCTCCTTATCTACCCCTTCCCCTTCATCACTGGGCCTGAGTGAGTGGGAAACAGCCACCACTACTTTGTCTACCATGTCATCTCTGTTCACACATGGTGGTTTGAGCAGCCTCTCAGCCACGCCATCTTCTCTCCCACCTTCACTGTTTCTACCGGAGAAAGTCAGAGATGGTGAGTTGGCTGAAGTTCTTTCTGCAAGCACATCACCAAGGTCCCACTTACCCAAACATGTTATCAAAGCTGTGGAAAAACCATTGTTCCACTGCGAAGAAACTTTAATGGCTTCATGTTGTTCTTCACCCTCATCTTCAGCTTTTTTCTCACACAGCTTCGACTCCTTTCAGTCGTGTGaatcctccctcctccttcctcaaGATGAACAAGGGAGTAGTAAAGAAATTCTCACAGACAGGAGCCCACCCAAATTGGAGTCATATTATATCACAAGCCCCTTTAACCAGAACCAATCTGTTGCTTTTGGAAGAAACCGTTCATCATCACACAACATGACTAAAGAACAGTGTGTAGAAACTAACTCAGATAAGTTTATGCTTCCACCGCTGCTTTCTCCTGTCACTTCACCTCAGGGGCACTCGTGTACAAGCTTCCTGTCCCCGTGCTGttcagatgaagaggaggaggaggaggaggagatgacaAACAAAGACACCAACACACACGAAATGTTACCCGGACATCACATACCAGAAATTGATAATGGTAGTCGTCAAAAGTGCGAGGAATATCCTGACTGCCACCAACCTGAAGGATGCGATAATGAAGACTTAGAGGGAGTATCGTCAGAATTTAAAAGTCCATCTCCTCACAGCAGTGTTGGAGATGAGAGTGATGATAGAGAAGAGGAGAGCGAGGATGAAACTGATTACGAAGACGATGTAGAACAGGGTAACAGAGGTTCTCAACAAGTTCCCTTGGCTCCTAAATTAAAGGCAAACCTTACATCAGGTGTTGTGACAGATCCTTGCTCTTCTCCCAGCAGTGATGAGGGACAGCCAAGTTCCAGAGATGAGGGATCAAGTTCATCTGAAATAGCGGGCAGTGAAAGGGATACAGCTAAATCAGAAGCAGCTGGTGATACTCAGCCCAGCATTTTGGATGAGTTCACAGCTTATGAACAGGATATCCTGCTTGTCGACGTGATCCAGGATGACCCAGAGCTGTTTGAAAACCTACCACAGCAAAGTCTGCTAAAACTGGGTCCTACGAGGGTCAGTGAAGCCCCTAAAAGCAGACATACTGGAGTGGTGAAAACCCTATCGCTAAGGACAGGTGGAGCATCAGTGGAGCATGAACAAAGGTAAGGTTTCATATTTGTTGGCATCTCCTTACAGTCACTGATGAATTGTGTcgtctgttttcagtgaaactaCAATGTTCTCTTGTATTTCAGATTGACACCAGTTACTATAGATTTTCACTGTGACAGTCCTGATATCACAGGTATGGCCAGTGCATTAGTCACAATCCATTCTATTTCATATTTCAGATTATCTGACATAATGCAGTGCTAGTTGCTAACTGTAACTGGCAATGCAGAAGCTTTTTCAGCCAACCAATGACTTGTTAGACACAAATGAAGAGCACAGTTGATTTCTAGCTCATATTTCCATAAAAGATGTGATCTGTCCCTGAGCAGTAGAGCACATAAACTTGCTGAAATatgttgtatttattcattcatcctgatattttttgtgtatattttacaGAGGAGAGTAACAGCAGACCCTGGAGACCTCAGAGTAGCAGCACCCCCTCCAAAGTGCAGAACACATGGCCTGCGACAGACAAGCAAACCAGAAACATGGTAATGTAGTGGTTCTACAGTAACTGTGCACTGTGTCATATAGTGGACAAGGACTGTATTTCCCACTAGAAACTGGAGCAACATAATTTCTTTGCAGTTGTAAAGAAACAAAGCTTAAACAGAGTCTcttacatttctctctttgcccttcaaagtaaaagttcagaaagaaaaaagagaggagaataTACAAATGCATAATGGaaaaaaattctttaaaaaaagttattgtgtacctttcaaaataaaagtcttaatCCACATATGATTTTATAGGAATTACAAATTTCCTGTTCATTTCTTCTTGAAGTATTGGCATAATGAATGAACAGGTTCAGTTATT from Lates calcarifer isolate ASB-BC8 linkage group LG3, TLL_Latcal_v3, whole genome shotgun sequence harbors:
- the LOC108900429 gene encoding protein TOPAZ1 → MSSEPLHQMNEVDTESFTCQRVRVYCRKINSSCARTYMPWPFSNTSRTLTAHAGATACPAEPVHPSARNNSDSPINQNQSGSPSSRTNDLLPSAPTDTTCQVSSQSEERREEDGEHIIVKRNGKRHGNMSSYSSDSKNQSKNMESAPCLMEAEESVASLLSDAAALYTPSQPGREPGTDAVSALSTPVNGPETNSSLSTPSPSSLGLSEWETATTTLSTMSSLFTHGGLSSLSATPSSLPPSLFLPEKVRDGELAEVLSASTSPRSHLPKHVIKAVEKPLFHCEETLMASCCSSPSSSAFFSHSFDSFQSCESSLLLPQDEQGSSKEILTDRSPPKLESYYITSPFNQNQSVAFGRNRSSSHNMTKEQCVETNSDKFMLPPLLSPVTSPQGHSCTSFLSPCCSDEEEEEEEEMTNKDTNTHEMLPGHHIPEIDNGSRQKCEEYPDCHQPEGCDNEDLEGVSSEFKSPSPHSSVGDESDDREEESEDETDYEDDVEQGNRGSQQVPLAPKLKANLTSGVVTDPCSSPSSDEGQPSSRDEGSSSSEIAGSERDTAKSEAAGDTQPSILDEFTAYEQDILLVDVIQDDPELFENLPQQSLLKLGPTRVSEAPKSRHTGVVKTLSLRTGGASVEHEQRLTPVTIDFHCDSPDITEESNSRPWRPQSSSTPSKVQNTWPATDKQTRNMGQSDANNNHVNGGLESRSQPIQTVNSPHNIPPLSTIRNGPWTTNPANMMDIRRQKSNSYCRQYFSESFSCGFKMCRFQHVPVEGDEKFCVETVTRFIKNPMCLQKAKAVFTGYYENNPPGVYFSMPVLLSLLWSLLKASMVSDVFSVLSVSLAHKIVPSHEFLLALFNFVREKGLIGSVPELMQLTFEMASAGLGLSLDCLDCVKNTPEFQQAVHPNSPVSVSGNHKLSSSTSFPECLNFAHSIVEIELCTKQEDWRRMGEVFRSFCQTSQHPNQVEQISGRIAIALLSESKDKLSLPFAAFAETVCQIDAQDTLIRSFLGRIGVSLMLRYHKTHQWAKGRRVVEVLSVSKVNYSTLKGLFGNEDGASRCCLVTVATELFLLSGSVEGALNTLPR